The Pricia mediterranea genome includes a window with the following:
- a CDS encoding nucleotidyltransferase substrate binding protein has protein sequence MKANDVRWKQRFSNFERSLNFLKDALAIEKPDIVQKAGLIQFFEMSFELSWKVMKDYLQEQGFSELRFPRETIKMAFESDLISDGHTWLEALKNRNLTSHTYDEEIADKVVALIRNSYYGLLEDLSIKLKSEL, from the coding sequence ATGAAAGCAAATGATGTTAGATGGAAGCAACGCTTTTCAAACTTCGAGAGGTCATTGAATTTTTTGAAGGATGCCTTGGCCATTGAAAAGCCCGACATCGTTCAAAAAGCGGGATTGATCCAGTTCTTTGAAATGAGTTTTGAACTGTCTTGGAAGGTGATGAAGGATTATTTGCAAGAACAGGGGTTTTCAGAGCTGCGTTTTCCACGGGAAACCATTAAGATGGCTTTTGAGTCCGATTTGATTAGTGATGGCCATACTTGGCTCGAAGCATTGAAAAACAGGAACCTGACCTCGCATACCTATGATGAGGAAATAGCGGATAAAGTAGTTGCGTTGATTCGAAATTCGTACTATGGTTTATTAGAGGACCTGTCGATAAAACTAAAATCAGAACTATGA
- a CDS encoding nucleotidyltransferase domain-containing protein: MKFGLRREDIVEIKKALKQFPDIEEGIVFGSRAMGNQRRGSDVDIALKGSKITFDTVTKVAGILNEDTLMPYRFDVLGYDTLKNKALANHIDRVGQMLYRSGGGETKHVFPVSSHGSKE; the protein is encoded by the coding sequence ATGAAGTTCGGTCTAAGGAGAGAAGATATCGTTGAAATAAAGAAGGCCTTAAAACAGTTTCCCGATATTGAAGAGGGCATCGTCTTCGGCAGTCGTGCTATGGGAAACCAGAGAAGGGGCAGCGATGTCGATATCGCCCTCAAAGGCTCTAAAATCACTTTTGATACGGTAACGAAAGTAGCCGGCATTCTAAATGAAGACACCTTAATGCCCTATCGTTTCGATGTTCTGGGCTATGACACCTTGAAGAATAAAGCGTTAGCTAATCATATAGATAGGGTAGGGCAGATGTTGTACCGAAGTGGCGGCGGAGAGACGAAGCATGTATTTCCGGTATCGTCCCACGGCAGTAAAGAGTAG
- a CDS encoding plasmid pRiA4b ORF-3 family protein codes for MAYVFKIKLKGSSQPPIWRKIKIHESATFLELHWVIQKTFGWHNSHLHQFSPGGWTGTPILQEDLGIEYFDQEPFSDSETWPHGEYYHCAKIKLNQYFHSPKQMITYIYDFGDDWEHTIELIEITDDKILRPVCLTGKGRTPMEDCGGMWGYYEMVKAINNPKHPEHGEFMEWVDFEKGQKWDVNAFNLEEVQERLRAMRK; via the coding sequence ATGGCATATGTTTTTAAAATAAAATTGAAAGGTTCTTCACAACCTCCTATTTGGAGAAAGATAAAGATTCACGAGTCGGCTACCTTTCTCGAACTACACTGGGTAATTCAAAAGACCTTCGGATGGCACAACTCTCACCTGCACCAATTTTCTCCCGGCGGTTGGACCGGTACCCCAATCTTGCAGGAAGACCTCGGAATCGAATACTTCGACCAAGAGCCTTTTAGCGACTCCGAGACCTGGCCCCATGGCGAATACTATCATTGTGCGAAGATCAAATTAAATCAGTATTTCCATTCCCCGAAACAGATGATAACGTATATCTATGATTTTGGAGACGATTGGGAGCATACCATTGAATTGATAGAGATTACGGACGATAAGATACTACGTCCCGTGTGCCTTACTGGAAAAGGACGGACCCCAATGGAAGACTGTGGCGGCATGTGGGGATATTACGAGATGGTCAAGGCCATCAACAATCCCAAACACCCAGAGCACGGGGAATTTATGGAGTGGGTGGACTTTGAAAAAGGCCAGAAATGGGATGTGAACGCCTTTAACCTAGAGGAGGTACAAGAGCGGTTGCGGGCGATGAGGAAATGA
- the cas9 gene encoding type II CRISPR RNA-guided endonuclease Cas9 (Cas9, originally named Csn1, is the large, multifunctional signature protein of type II CRISPR/Cas systems. It is well known even to general audiences because its RNA-guided endonuclease activity has made it a popular tool for custom editing of eukaryotic genomes.), giving the protein MKRVLGLDLGTNSIGWALTNYDFVKKEGEILGMGSRIIPMDAKQMSDFSTGQSISATAERTAARSMRRLYQRNKLRRERLHRVLNILGFLPEHYAEDIDFDKRFGQFKKGTEPKLAYRKDDDGKYHFIFQKAFNEMVNEFKAVDQDIEMPYDWTLYYLRKKALSKKISKEELAWVLLNFNQKRGYYQSRDENLDGDANKLEEFHRLKVVSVEKSDEAKNGVWYNVNLNNDWMYRRKSKEPLYEWEGKYKEFIVTTTLDGKGNPKKDKEGHIKRSFRAVDSEKDWIAIKKKTENDIADSGKMIGEYIYDTLLRKPDQKIRGKLIKTIDRKLYKKELNKILDIQRQYHTELQNKVLYTKSINELYRHNEAHKANISDKGFKYLFVEDILFYQRPLKSKKSTISNCPFESRTYLKDGEKVNQALKCISKSHPLYQEFRIWQFIHNLRIYQREAIEDGNPVLDHDVTRSFLQDENDYLALYDFLNQRKEIGQKILLRNLGLNEKEYRWNYVEDKNYPCNELRAEIKTRLAKIKGIQPSDFLNDDFIFRLWHIIYSVRDRKQYEKALETFGKKNGLDSKAFMEVFIKLKPFDSAYGSYSEKAIKKLLPLMRRGQYWKEAEIPEPTKSRIDSIMERLDAIGRDHEQIEKVSDDDIPKPLLKSFAKAEHPYQGLNTYQASYVVYGRHAEVSEIVRWTNPKDISKYLESFRQHSLRNPVVEQVVTETLRVVRDIWKHYGNGKEDFFDEIHVELGREMKNSADVRKKITESINQNTNTNERIKNILQELMDDSDIQGSVRPYSKGHQEILKLYEEGVYAQSPEKYNDVDLEEIETIRAKVSPSKSEINRYKLWLQQGYLSPYTGEPIPLSKLFTPDYEVEHVIPRSRHFDDSMSNKVICEAAINPYPYKGNKTAYRFIKDRGGSIVPELSLNGKQVKIFSKEDYESHCKTYFKDNKKKLEFLLSEDVPEGFINRQMNDSRYISKVIKGLLSNVVRVDGEQEATSKNLVPVVGRITSELKQDWGLNDVWNDLLTPRFERMNELTDSSDFRFETTDGHGNTYMVNTVPDELAKGFTKKRLDHRHHALDALVIACTTKDHTNYVTSLNTKRKNFSLVSKLREVQKKTVSDRRNGGTRNITVAKGYHKPWSGFTLDAKQALETTVVSFKQNKRVINRATNKYRKWKRVEGKLKKVQVDQKGQNWAIRKSLHKATYFGKINGVDTPKGKIATAGRIALEDLTTRKKLESITDTGIQKILNNHLRNYIDEKGKERFDLAFSPDGIDELNQNIQKLNDGKPHQPIYKVRTYEVGSKFPLGDTGNNDTKFVEADDGTNLFFNIYWNEKKERRNYETVPLNEVVAHQKAVAALPKEERTEAPTNPDLGKFLFSLSPSDLVYVPTDEEINNPGLLEFRNLALEQRNRIFRVNDFSRTCYFTPNSHAIAISPKEVDLRRNSKTGKVSGSFDNKTASFKGNQIKDICWKLSVDRLGNLKRIG; this is encoded by the coding sequence ATGAAACGAGTTTTAGGACTTGATTTGGGCACAAATTCCATAGGATGGGCCCTTACAAACTATGATTTTGTTAAAAAAGAAGGTGAGATACTTGGTATGGGAAGCAGGATTATCCCAATGGACGCCAAGCAAATGAGCGATTTCAGTACTGGTCAATCCATTTCCGCAACAGCCGAACGAACTGCTGCGCGATCCATGCGACGCCTTTATCAACGAAACAAGCTACGTAGAGAACGTTTGCATCGCGTTCTGAACATTCTTGGTTTTTTACCGGAACATTACGCCGAGGATATCGATTTTGATAAACGTTTCGGGCAGTTCAAAAAAGGAACCGAACCGAAACTGGCCTACAGGAAAGACGATGATGGCAAGTACCACTTCATTTTCCAGAAGGCTTTTAATGAAATGGTGAATGAGTTCAAGGCAGTAGATCAGGATATAGAAATGCCTTATGACTGGACTTTGTATTATTTACGAAAAAAGGCATTATCTAAAAAGATTTCAAAGGAAGAATTGGCATGGGTGCTGCTTAATTTTAACCAGAAAAGAGGGTATTATCAATCCCGGGATGAAAATTTGGATGGAGATGCGAACAAGTTAGAAGAGTTCCATAGATTAAAAGTAGTGAGCGTTGAAAAGAGTGATGAGGCGAAAAACGGAGTCTGGTACAACGTCAACCTCAATAATGACTGGATGTACCGTCGTAAAAGCAAAGAACCATTATATGAATGGGAAGGTAAATACAAGGAATTTATTGTAACTACTACACTTGACGGAAAAGGGAATCCAAAAAAAGATAAGGAAGGTCACATAAAACGAAGTTTCCGTGCTGTAGATTCGGAAAAAGACTGGATTGCCATTAAAAAGAAAACTGAAAATGATATCGCCGATTCCGGTAAAATGATCGGAGAATACATCTATGACACCCTTTTACGTAAACCTGATCAAAAGATTCGAGGTAAGTTGATAAAAACCATTGACCGCAAGCTCTACAAAAAGGAGCTTAATAAAATTTTGGATATTCAACGGCAATACCACACTGAGTTACAGAATAAAGTCTTATACACCAAAAGCATCAATGAACTATACCGCCACAACGAGGCCCATAAAGCAAACATTTCAGATAAGGGGTTCAAATACCTTTTCGTAGAAGACATACTTTTCTATCAAAGACCATTAAAAAGTAAAAAATCAACCATCTCCAATTGCCCTTTCGAAAGTCGCACCTATTTAAAAGACGGCGAAAAGGTAAATCAAGCCTTGAAATGTATTTCAAAATCGCACCCGTTATACCAAGAGTTTCGCATTTGGCAGTTCATCCATAACCTTCGAATCTATCAACGGGAAGCTATCGAAGATGGAAATCCCGTATTGGATCATGATGTTACCCGCTCATTCTTACAAGATGAAAACGACTACCTGGCTTTGTACGATTTTTTGAACCAACGTAAAGAAATAGGACAAAAAATCCTTTTAAGAAATCTCGGACTAAATGAGAAGGAATACCGTTGGAATTACGTAGAGGACAAGAACTATCCCTGTAATGAACTAAGGGCTGAAATTAAAACACGCTTGGCCAAAATCAAGGGCATACAACCTTCAGATTTTTTAAATGATGATTTTATCTTCAGACTCTGGCACATTATATACTCCGTTCGCGACCGCAAACAATACGAAAAAGCTTTGGAAACCTTTGGAAAGAAAAATGGCTTGGATTCCAAAGCTTTTATGGAAGTCTTCATTAAATTGAAACCCTTCGATAGTGCGTATGGTTCCTATTCCGAAAAAGCGATAAAGAAACTGTTGCCGTTGATGCGTCGCGGGCAATATTGGAAAGAGGCCGAAATCCCCGAACCGACGAAATCGCGAATCGATTCAATTATGGAACGCTTAGATGCCATTGGTCGAGATCACGAACAGATTGAGAAGGTTTCAGACGATGACATTCCAAAACCACTTCTAAAAAGTTTTGCAAAAGCGGAACATCCATATCAAGGACTCAATACCTACCAAGCCAGTTACGTGGTCTATGGTCGCCATGCGGAGGTCAGTGAAATTGTTCGGTGGACAAATCCAAAGGACATCTCAAAATACTTGGAAAGTTTCCGGCAACACAGCCTGCGGAATCCCGTAGTTGAACAAGTCGTAACCGAAACCTTACGGGTCGTACGTGACATCTGGAAGCATTATGGAAATGGCAAGGAAGATTTTTTTGACGAAATACATGTAGAGCTGGGCCGCGAGATGAAAAACTCGGCCGATGTACGTAAAAAAATTACGGAATCTATCAACCAAAACACGAATACTAACGAGCGCATCAAAAACATCTTACAGGAATTGATGGATGACAGCGATATTCAAGGAAGCGTTCGGCCTTATTCCAAAGGACATCAAGAAATTCTAAAACTTTACGAAGAAGGGGTCTATGCCCAATCCCCAGAAAAGTACAATGATGTAGATCTGGAAGAGATTGAAACAATTCGAGCCAAGGTTTCCCCATCCAAATCCGAAATCAATCGCTATAAACTTTGGTTGCAGCAAGGATACTTGTCTCCCTATACCGGCGAACCCATCCCCTTAAGCAAATTGTTTACACCCGATTATGAGGTAGAGCACGTCATTCCGCGTTCTCGTCATTTCGATGACTCAATGAGTAACAAGGTGATCTGCGAAGCTGCCATCAATCCCTATCCATATAAAGGAAACAAAACCGCCTATAGATTCATCAAGGATCGTGGAGGAAGCATTGTCCCCGAACTTTCCCTGAACGGCAAGCAGGTCAAAATTTTCTCCAAGGAAGATTATGAGAGCCATTGCAAGACATATTTCAAAGACAATAAGAAAAAGCTGGAATTTTTATTGAGTGAAGATGTTCCCGAAGGTTTTATCAACCGCCAAATGAACGACAGCCGTTATATCAGCAAGGTAATCAAAGGTTTGTTGAGCAATGTCGTTCGCGTAGATGGAGAGCAGGAGGCAACTTCTAAAAACCTAGTCCCGGTAGTGGGCAGGATTACCAGTGAGCTAAAACAGGATTGGGGCCTAAACGATGTATGGAACGATTTGCTGACCCCGCGGTTCGAGCGGATGAACGAACTGACCGATTCCAGCGACTTTCGATTTGAGACCACCGACGGACACGGCAATACCTATATGGTCAATACTGTACCTGATGAACTGGCCAAAGGCTTTACCAAAAAACGGCTGGATCATAGACACCACGCCTTGGATGCGTTGGTAATTGCCTGTACCACGAAGGACCATACCAATTATGTCACCTCCTTGAACACCAAAAGGAAGAATTTCAGCCTTGTCTCCAAATTGAGAGAAGTACAGAAAAAAACCGTATCAGACCGGAGAAATGGAGGCACACGAAATATTACCGTTGCCAAAGGCTATCACAAACCGTGGTCCGGTTTTACATTGGATGCCAAACAGGCTTTGGAAACCACCGTCGTTAGCTTTAAACAGAACAAACGAGTTATCAATCGAGCTACCAATAAGTATCGGAAATGGAAAAGAGTTGAAGGGAAACTAAAAAAGGTTCAGGTGGACCAAAAAGGTCAAAACTGGGCTATAAGAAAATCACTTCATAAAGCTACTTATTTCGGTAAGATTAACGGAGTGGATACCCCAAAAGGTAAAATCGCAACTGCGGGCCGGATAGCGTTGGAAGATTTAACAACCCGTAAAAAACTGGAATCCATTACGGATACCGGCATTCAAAAGATTCTGAACAATCATTTGAGAAATTATATTGATGAAAAGGGAAAAGAACGTTTTGATTTGGCCTTTAGTCCAGATGGAATCGATGAGTTGAACCAAAACATCCAGAAGTTGAATGACGGAAAGCCACACCAACCGATTTATAAGGTGAGGACCTATGAGGTTGGTTCGAAGTTTCCCCTTGGCGATACCGGTAACAATGATACTAAATTTGTGGAGGCGGACGACGGCACCAATCTTTTCTTCAATATCTATTGGAATGAAAAAAAAGAACGACGGAACTATGAAACCGTACCGTTGAACGAGGTGGTCGCCCATCAAAAGGCGGTTGCAGCGCTACCAAAAGAAGAGCGAACCGAAGCTCCTACGAATCCAGACCTGGGTAAATTTTTATTCTCACTTTCCCCATCAGATTTAGTGTATGTGCCGACAGATGAGGAAATTAATAATCCGGGTTTATTAGAATTTAGAAATCTAGCCCTCGAACAAAGAAATAGAATATTTCGAGTGAATGATTTTTCAAGAACTTGTTATTTCACACCTAATAGTCACGCTATAGCTATCTCACCAAAAGAAGTTGATTTAAGGAGAAACTCAAAAACTGGTAAAGTATCTGGTAGCTTCGATAACAAAACTGCGAGCTTTAAGGGTAACCAAATAAAGGATATTTGCTGGAAGCTTTCCGTTGATCGTTTAGGAAATCTAAAACGTATAGGATGA
- the cas1 gene encoding type II CRISPR-associated endonuclease Cas1, whose protein sequence is MIKRTLFFGNPAYLSTKNEQLVVNFPEEDKREATIPIEDLGYVVLEDPQITITNGLLRKLVQNKTAVITCDSQHLPCSLLQPLVGHTEQTERIRHQLNASQPLKKNLWQQTIEAKIHNQANHLLRREKNALKLKRWAKEVKSGDTGNHEAIAAAYYFQNLFDAIEGFSRNQKGVPPNNLLNYGYAVLRAVTARALISSGMLPTVGIYHRNKYNPFCLADDIMEAYRPYVDAMVYEISETEPEIDELNQNIKAQLLTIPAMDVFIDGKWSPLMIAMSRTTSSLYDCFLGSSRKILYPEFE, encoded by the coding sequence ATGATAAAGCGTACCCTCTTTTTTGGTAATCCGGCTTATCTGAGCACCAAAAACGAGCAGTTGGTAGTCAATTTCCCTGAGGAAGACAAAAGGGAAGCGACCATACCAATCGAAGATTTAGGCTATGTGGTACTGGAAGACCCTCAGATTACCATTACAAATGGACTATTGCGGAAGTTGGTGCAGAACAAAACGGCGGTTATTACTTGCGATAGTCAACATTTACCTTGCTCATTGTTGCAGCCGTTGGTAGGCCACACAGAGCAGACCGAACGGATAAGGCATCAGCTAAACGCTAGCCAACCTTTAAAAAAGAACCTATGGCAGCAAACGATCGAGGCGAAGATTCATAACCAGGCCAATCATTTATTGCGACGGGAAAAGAATGCGCTGAAACTCAAACGCTGGGCCAAAGAGGTGAAAAGCGGCGATACCGGCAATCACGAAGCGATTGCCGCGGCCTATTATTTTCAGAATCTTTTCGATGCGATTGAAGGCTTTAGCCGAAACCAAAAGGGAGTTCCGCCAAACAACCTGCTCAATTATGGTTATGCCGTTTTGCGGGCTGTTACGGCAAGGGCACTAATCAGTAGCGGGATGCTGCCCACGGTCGGCATCTATCACCGGAACAAATACAACCCCTTTTGCTTGGCCGATGACATCATGGAGGCCTATCGACCCTATGTTGATGCGATGGTGTATGAAATTTCGGAAACCGAACCGGAAATCGACGAACTGAATCAGAATATTAAAGCCCAATTGCTGACCATACCGGCCATGGACGTTTTTATTGATGGAAAATGGAGTCCGTTGATGATTGCTATGAGTCGAACGACCAGCAGTTTGTACGATTGTTTTTTAGGGAGTAGCCGTAAAATTTTATATCCGGAGTTTGAATAA
- the cas2 gene encoding CRISPR-associated endonuclease Cas2 yields the protein MPTDRFSRLNQYRSMWVLVLFDLPTETRKDRKAAARFRKNLLDDGFNMFQFSIYLRFCASRENADVHIKRTKMNLPKKGKVCIMQITDKQFGMIELFHGQKEIEPEAPSQQLELF from the coding sequence ATGCCAACCGACCGTTTTTCACGCTTAAACCAATACCGAAGCATGTGGGTACTCGTACTTTTTGATCTACCGACCGAAACCAGGAAAGATCGTAAGGCGGCCGCCAGATTTCGTAAAAATTTGCTGGATGATGGATTCAATATGTTTCAGTTCAGTATCTATTTGCGCTTTTGTGCCAGTCGTGAAAATGCCGACGTACACATCAAGCGTACTAAAATGAACCTGCCCAAAAAAGGCAAGGTTTGTATTATGCAAATTACGGACAAACAGTTCGGGATGATAGAGCTATTTCATGGTCAAAAAGAGATAGAGCCCGAAGCCCCGAGCCAACAGTTGGAGCTCTTTTAA
- the msrB gene encoding peptide-methionine (R)-S-oxide reductase MsrB, with amino-acid sequence MLTWKDIIKFSTKGNPEPDRRVEKSEAEWREVLTPEQFQITRKKGTEPAHSGAYCEAHEAGRYNCVCCGTPLFDSTIKFESGTGWPSFHQPVKENAVKYEKDTSFGMVRVEALCNTCDAHLGHVFPDGPEPSGLRYCMNSASLKLQENKVESEPRA; translated from the coding sequence ATGCTTACTTGGAAAGACATTATAAAATTCAGCACCAAAGGAAATCCAGAACCCGACCGCAGGGTCGAAAAGTCTGAGGCGGAATGGCGGGAGGTCTTAACGCCCGAACAGTTCCAAATTACCCGGAAAAAGGGTACGGAACCCGCCCATTCGGGAGCCTACTGTGAGGCGCACGAGGCCGGAAGGTACAACTGTGTCTGTTGCGGCACCCCTTTGTTCGACTCCACCATCAAATTCGAATCCGGCACCGGGTGGCCCAGTTTCCACCAACCTGTTAAGGAAAATGCGGTCAAGTACGAAAAAGATACCTCTTTCGGAATGGTTCGGGTCGAGGCCCTCTGCAATACTTGCGATGCCCATTTGGGCCACGTTTTTCCGGACGGTCCAGAACCTAGTGGACTCCGCTATTGTATGAACTCGGCATCCCTGAAGTTACAGGAGAATAAAGTGGAGAGCGAGCCTCGGGCATAA
- a CDS encoding DNA/RNA non-specific endonuclease has protein sequence MRRKTIYSILIALCIVGFWLFENFYTQDTYSDPEGGGLKTEIPPTWMPKSTTGAVVEHSYYTLSYNEPYEQAEWVAYLLKKSHLTQDDRERPFFIEDPKVKTKSADWRNYKGSGYDRGHLCPAGDRRFSEQAYNETFYTSNISPQDRDFNAGVWNRLELQIRAWARRYGELFIVTGGVLEPGLKEIGEEGVDVPKFYYKVIARGNPDEPEVLAFLLPGRESSRPLSHFMVTVDEVEKRTEIDFFKALTDDVETDLERNIRADAWKF, from the coding sequence ATGAGGCGGAAAACCATATACTCTATTTTAATCGCCCTCTGTATCGTTGGCTTTTGGCTGTTCGAAAATTTTTATACACAGGATACCTACTCCGATCCGGAGGGCGGGGGACTCAAAACGGAAATTCCCCCTACTTGGATGCCCAAATCCACCACTGGTGCCGTAGTCGAACATAGTTATTACACCCTTTCCTATAATGAACCCTACGAGCAGGCGGAATGGGTAGCATACCTGCTCAAGAAAAGCCATTTGACCCAAGACGACCGTGAGCGTCCCTTTTTTATCGAAGACCCGAAGGTCAAGACCAAGTCGGCGGACTGGCGGAACTACAAGGGGTCGGGCTATGACAGGGGCCATCTTTGCCCCGCTGGCGACCGCCGCTTTTCGGAACAGGCGTACAACGAGACTTTTTATACCAGTAATATAAGTCCCCAAGACCGTGATTTCAACGCGGGCGTTTGGAACCGGCTCGAACTGCAAATACGCGCTTGGGCCCGACGCTACGGCGAGCTCTTTATCGTCACGGGGGGAGTACTGGAGCCCGGCCTGAAAGAAATCGGGGAAGAGGGGGTCGATGTGCCCAAGTTTTACTACAAGGTCATCGCCCGGGGAAATCCCGACGAGCCGGAGGTATTGGCCTTTCTTTTACCGGGAAGGGAAAGTTCCCGGCCGCTAAGCCATTTTATGGTGACCGTCGATGAAGTCGAAAAACGCACGGAGATCGACTTTTTCAAAGCGCTTACCGATGATGTCGAAACGGATCTGGAGCGAAACATAAGGGCCGACGCCTGGAAGTTTTAG
- the rodA gene encoding rod shape-determining protein RodA: MFGKSVLRRIDWLTVLFYLMLVAIGWVNIYSSTFSESHASIFDFGTFHGKQLFFIGASLASIVILLAVEASFYERFSSVFYIVSMLSLIGLYFFGTTISGATSWYNLGFFNLQPAEFAKVATALALAKYLSDIQTDIKHTKDQLFAFLIILIPTLLIVPQPDPGSALVFFALSFVIFREGLPVYYLGIALFAVLIFVTTLMFGTIWIAIALSLLIVIFMLAKKRRFKVPLIPLAAAFIGTILFSLSVDFVFENVFEQRHRDRFSLWLDLETDSSKLSEIQQTIGYNSYQSEKAIESGGFFGKGFLEGTRTKGNFVPEQHSDYIFTTVGEEWGFIGTVTVVLLFTLMLLRLIYLAERQKNDFSRMYGYGVISILLVHYFINIGMVIGILPTIGIPLPFFSYGGSGMLFFTMLLFIFVKLDANRLKEGI, encoded by the coding sequence ATGTTCGGCAAAAGTGTCCTCAGGCGCATCGATTGGCTTACCGTACTTTTTTACTTGATGCTGGTCGCCATCGGATGGGTAAACATCTACTCAAGCACCTTTTCCGAGAGCCACGCCTCGATTTTTGATTTCGGTACCTTTCACGGCAAGCAGTTGTTCTTCATTGGTGCCAGCTTAGCGTCCATAGTTATCTTACTTGCTGTGGAGGCCAGTTTTTACGAGCGCTTTTCAAGTGTTTTCTACATCGTTTCGATGTTATCTTTAATCGGACTTTATTTTTTTGGAACAACCATTTCCGGTGCCACGTCATGGTACAACCTCGGATTTTTCAACCTACAACCGGCAGAGTTTGCCAAAGTGGCCACGGCCCTAGCCCTGGCCAAATATTTGAGCGATATACAGACCGATATCAAACATACCAAAGATCAGCTCTTTGCCTTTTTGATTATCTTGATTCCCACGCTCTTGATTGTACCACAGCCCGATCCAGGCAGTGCCCTGGTCTTTTTTGCACTCTCTTTCGTCATTTTCCGTGAGGGCTTACCGGTCTATTACTTGGGTATCGCCCTTTTTGCCGTTTTGATATTTGTTACTACCTTGATGTTCGGTACCATTTGGATCGCCATTGCCCTATCTCTGCTCATCGTCATATTTATGTTGGCAAAAAAGAGACGGTTCAAGGTGCCTCTCATTCCTCTGGCCGCAGCCTTTATCGGCACCATCCTCTTTTCACTGTCGGTGGATTTTGTGTTTGAAAATGTTTTTGAACAGCGCCATCGCGATCGGTTCTCGCTTTGGCTGGACCTGGAAACGGATTCCTCTAAATTGTCGGAAATCCAGCAAACCATCGGCTACAATTCCTACCAGTCGGAGAAAGCCATAGAATCGGGCGGGTTTTTCGGCAAAGGATTTTTGGAGGGAACCCGTACTAAAGGTAATTTCGTTCCCGAACAACATTCCGATTATATTTTTACCACGGTGGGCGAAGAATGGGGCTTTATCGGAACGGTTACCGTAGTGCTGCTTTTTACCCTGATGCTCTTAAGGCTTATCTATCTGGCGGAACGACAGAAGAACGATTTCAGCCGCATGTACGGATACGGGGTCATCTCGATTCTGCTCGTACATTATTTTATCAATATCGGGATGGTCATCGGCATTCTTCCCACCATCGGCATACCCCTCCCCTTCTTCAGCTACGGCGGATCGGGGATGCTCTTTTTCACCATGCTACTGTTCATTTTTGTGAAGCTGGATGCCAATAGGCTGAAAGAAGGAATCTAA